A genome region from Chryseobacterium sp. G0186 includes the following:
- a CDS encoding DNA cytosine methyltransferase gives MKKPKVISLFSGCGGLDLGFHNQGYETIWANDYAHWACETFKKNLGDVIVEGDIEKIDPYTDSSIPDCDLILGGFPCQDFSMIWKQPGLNGDRGNLYKSFLRFVDAKKPKAFVAENVKGLLTANKKKAIQQIIEDFENITPGYVVKAKLYNFAEYGVPQVRERVLIVGIRVDTGFDFEHPKPTHGASTGRPFVTAGDALKNVKEVIHNNELLKISEKTKTMLSMIPEGGNFTDIPKDSPYYVKGMISHVYRRLNLNEPSKTIIAAGGGGTWGYHYPEPRALTNRERARIQSFPDDFIFEGSTTEVRRQIGNAVPPVGVEELAKTLLPLFSKDYEAVNLNEVRDNLLKMSFKDRLTSITN, from the coding sequence ATGAAGAAACCAAAAGTGATTTCACTGTTTTCCGGTTGTGGAGGTTTAGATTTAGGGTTCCATAATCAAGGATATGAAACTATTTGGGCGAATGATTATGCTCATTGGGCATGTGAAACTTTTAAAAAAAACTTAGGAGACGTAATAGTAGAAGGAGATATTGAAAAAATAGATCCTTACACTGATAGTTCAATTCCAGATTGTGATCTAATTTTAGGAGGGTTTCCATGTCAAGATTTTTCTATGATATGGAAACAGCCAGGGCTTAATGGAGATCGCGGAAATTTGTATAAAAGTTTTTTACGTTTTGTTGATGCAAAAAAGCCTAAAGCATTTGTTGCAGAAAATGTAAAGGGATTATTAACTGCAAATAAAAAAAAGGCAATTCAGCAAATTATAGAGGATTTTGAAAATATAACTCCAGGATATGTCGTAAAAGCAAAATTATACAATTTTGCAGAATATGGAGTGCCTCAAGTTAGAGAACGGGTACTAATTGTTGGGATAAGGGTAGACACGGGATTCGATTTTGAACATCCTAAACCAACACATGGGGCTAGTACGGGAAGACCGTTTGTAACTGCAGGAGATGCATTGAAAAACGTAAAAGAGGTCATTCACAATAATGAACTATTGAAAATTTCTGAAAAAACGAAAACAATGCTAAGTATGATTCCGGAAGGTGGTAATTTTACAGATATTCCTAAAGATAGCCCATATTATGTTAAGGGGATGATTAGCCATGTGTATAGACGTTTAAATTTAAACGAACCATCTAAGACTATAATTGCAGCTGGAGGAGGTGGAACTTGGGGATATCACTACCCAGAGCCACGTGCCTTGACAAATCGAGAAAGAGCAAGGATACAATCATTTCCTGATGATTTTATATTTGAAGGATCTACAACTGAAGTTAGAAGACAAATTGGTAATGCTGTTCCACCTGTTGGAGTTGAGGAATTAGCTAAGACATTATTACCACTTTTTAGTAAAGACTATGAAGCTGTAAATCTAAATGAGGTAAGAGATAATCTTTTGAAAATGTCATTTAAGGATAGATTGACTTCGATTACTAACTAA
- a CDS encoding phage integrase SAM-like domain-containing protein, producing MRKKIGVAKINFRYHPNRKTDITLATPFSINVEHWDSKNEKYSEIFKRRNPKNEIDKNNNKYIDEFNLKLNEFKISMNSFIISNNYQIDSSKLKNFISKNYSTDKVKNVQRSSQSSIIISELIDNYIEEKSVLALGKHKPLTQASINKFNVIKNKLNKINSKLQVKEINDHFRDKFTKWSENEKYSEITIVKELKIIKTFIKYAKSKKHKVSDDVSEWIFYVTPKKYKYPTLNLAELKKIELVNLEHDYLDNARDWLLIGCYTGLRVSDLLNTNHTEILEEDLLSFTQKKTKDKVTMILLPPIKKILEKRNGLFPRKISDQKFNDYIKKVCKNAGLTEIILGGKMIDKRKVVGNYQKWELVSSHICRRSYVTIFRPYFGDEGVMLNTGHKTQAMVAIYDQNSELDKAKKMKNKILNIFETLNID from the coding sequence ATGAGAAAGAAGATTGGAGTTGCAAAAATTAACTTTAGATACCATCCAAATAGAAAAACAGATATTACTCTTGCCACCCCTTTCTCTATTAATGTTGAACATTGGGATTCAAAGAATGAAAAATATTCTGAAATATTTAAAAGGAGAAATCCCAAAAACGAAATTGATAAGAACAATAACAAATATATTGATGAATTTAATTTAAAACTAAATGAATTTAAAATATCAATGAATAGTTTTATCATATCTAATAATTATCAAATAGACAGCAGCAAATTAAAAAATTTTATTAGTAAAAATTATTCCACTGACAAAGTAAAAAATGTTCAACGATCTTCACAATCTTCTATAATAATTTCAGAACTGATTGATAACTACATTGAAGAAAAAAGTGTTTTGGCATTGGGAAAACATAAACCTCTTACTCAGGCCTCAATAAATAAGTTTAATGTTATCAAGAATAAACTTAATAAAATAAATTCTAAACTTCAGGTAAAAGAGATTAATGATCATTTTAGAGATAAATTTACAAAGTGGAGTGAAAATGAAAAATATTCAGAAATAACCATTGTAAAAGAACTTAAAATAATCAAAACGTTTATTAAGTACGCTAAATCAAAAAAACATAAGGTAAGTGATGATGTTTCCGAATGGATATTTTATGTTACTCCCAAAAAGTATAAATATCCAACTCTAAATTTAGCTGAACTAAAAAAAATTGAACTAGTTAATCTGGAACATGATTACTTAGATAATGCAAGAGATTGGTTACTTATAGGATGTTATACTGGCCTCAGGGTTTCTGACTTGTTAAATACAAATCATACAGAAATATTAGAAGAAGATCTTTTATCATTTACACAGAAGAAAACAAAAGATAAAGTAACAATGATTTTACTTCCCCCAATAAAAAAAATATTGGAAAAAAGAAATGGCCTATTCCCAAGAAAAATATCAGATCAAAAATTTAATGATTATATTAAAAAAGTTTGTAAAAATGCAGGTTTAACAGAAATAATACTAGGGGGAAAAATGATTGATAAACGCAAAGTAGTAGGAAATTATCAGAAGTGGGAACTTGTTTCATCACATATATGCAGAAGGTCTTATGTTACTATTTTTAGACCTTATTTTGGAGATGAAGGTGTAATGCTAAATACAGGTCATAAAACTCAAGCCATGGTAGCAATATATGATCAAAATTCAGAGTTAGATAAGGCAAAAAAAATGAAAAATAAGATCTTAAATATTTTTGAGACATTAAATATTGATTAA
- a CDS encoding DNA methyltransferase, whose amino-acid sequence MKKIENSSFVLPVVNNITTIPTSQIQTSEGWEELFDKKGKSLFIKNLEDQIKKTGYYSPIVVFRIDNKYVIVDGVLRFWALLNLNLNQIDCIVLDNVPESKEEFKDRIIEYNLKSVPTIEERKRLLSHYLRIFDCQSELDESSYNEKYRFISEQYGKGWGRNNVITFKKSLIFEKENPSNNLDLSTKILENEISCDRVKQALDLLTNKELNYSLEKEKEAKILDGFLNKNYDFRKAKLLVNQYHTKKDKRITNINPITEINSERYSILPGNCLDAQFPKDTLLNGIFTSIPYYNQIEYSDKNTQGQEFEIGREKKPLEFIKNIVDVMKLGSENMKDNGVIIINLHDSYQGGICVGIVALLVTEMQKAGFFYIDQVIWQKSNNKPQGNNTKRFTNGYESILIFSKSKDYYYDQLRIFDPEKSATVKKGCSEQGNKGADKVSSYHISNHYKTIRNFLCDNDIEQILKLNISKERSQQDGLQNGFFGSFPTLLPVPFLLSFIPENGTVWDPFGGTGTTGRAALMLNRKVIISELYEKNIVKICEILEKGASEYNEQDYITLKQDFLSIDNNIEYAA is encoded by the coding sequence TTATTCGCCAATAGTTGTTTTTAGGATTGATAATAAATATGTTATTGTAGATGGAGTGTTAAGGTTTTGGGCGTTGTTAAATTTAAATTTAAACCAAATAGACTGCATAGTATTAGACAATGTTCCTGAATCAAAGGAGGAATTTAAAGACAGGATAATCGAATACAACTTAAAATCCGTTCCAACAATAGAGGAACGTAAAAGACTTTTATCTCATTATCTTCGAATATTTGATTGCCAAAGTGAATTGGATGAGAGTTCTTATAACGAAAAATACAGATTTATTTCTGAACAATATGGTAAAGGATGGGGAAGAAATAATGTGATTACTTTTAAAAAATCTTTAATTTTTGAGAAAGAAAATCCAAGTAACAATTTGGATCTCTCGACAAAAATTTTGGAAAATGAAATCTCATGTGATAGGGTAAAGCAAGCATTAGATTTATTGACTAATAAAGAATTGAATTATAGTCTTGAAAAAGAAAAAGAGGCTAAAATACTTGATGGATTCCTAAACAAAAATTATGATTTTAGAAAGGCTAAATTACTAGTTAATCAATATCATACGAAAAAGGATAAAAGGATTACAAATATAAATCCGATAACTGAAATCAATTCAGAAAGATATTCCATATTACCAGGTAATTGCCTTGATGCTCAATTTCCAAAAGATACATTACTAAATGGTATTTTCACCTCAATTCCTTATTATAATCAAATTGAGTATTCAGATAAGAATACACAAGGGCAAGAATTTGAAATTGGTCGTGAAAAAAAACCTCTAGAATTCATCAAAAATATCGTGGATGTTATGAAACTTGGATCTGAAAATATGAAAGATAATGGGGTTATAATAATAAATCTTCATGATTCCTACCAAGGAGGGATCTGTGTAGGTATAGTTGCTCTTTTAGTAACAGAAATGCAGAAAGCCGGATTTTTCTATATCGATCAGGTAATCTGGCAGAAATCTAACAATAAGCCACAAGGGAATAACACCAAGAGATTTACAAATGGATACGAATCAATTCTTATTTTCTCTAAATCTAAAGATTATTATTACGATCAGTTAAGAATATTTGACCCGGAGAAATCTGCAACAGTTAAAAAAGGTTGTTCCGAACAAGGCAACAAAGGAGCGGATAAAGTATCATCTTATCATATATCCAATCATTATAAAACAATCAGAAATTTTCTTTGTGATAATGATATTGAGCAGATATTAAAATTAAATATTTCAAAAGAAAGATCTCAACAAGACGGTTTACAAAACGGATTTTTCGGATCTTTCCCAACATTACTTCCTGTGCCATTTCTTCTATCTTTTATCCCTGAAAACGGTACTGTATGGGACCCATTCGGTGGAACTGGAACTACTGGAAGAGCAGCGTTAATGCTTAATCGTAAAGTAATTATCAGTGAACTATATGAAAAGAATATAGTGAAGATATGTGAGATTCTTGAAAAAGGTGCTTCTGAATATAATGAACAGGATTATATTACATTAAAACAAGATTTTTTATCTATAGACAATAATATCGAATATGCAGCATAA
- a CDS encoding helix-turn-helix domain-containing protein, whose amino-acid sequence MDQIYLQNITKDELVEEIKISIIVELKKIISKEDGKDFLLSRRETWELLKINESTLNRWVKSGKLTPHYLGSKVYFKRSEIPL is encoded by the coding sequence ATGGATCAAATATATTTACAGAATATAACAAAGGATGAACTAGTTGAAGAGATTAAGATAAGTATTATTGTAGAACTTAAAAAGATTATAAGTAAAGAAGATGGTAAGGATTTTTTGTTGAGTAGAAGAGAAACTTGGGAATTACTTAAAATCAATGAATCAACATTAAACAGGTGGGTGAAATCGGGAAAATTAACTCCACATTATCTGGGAAGTAAGGTGTATTTTAAAAGATCTGAAATACCTCTTTAA